The Coffea arabica cultivar ET-39 chromosome 2c, Coffea Arabica ET-39 HiFi, whole genome shotgun sequence genome includes the window TCTAAttatatatttctttttcaaatctgaagGTGTTAACAATTACATAGAGAACTCATTAAAGATGTCTAAATGTAATAAGCCATTAAACTTGTACTAGAATCTTTCCCGTAACTCTTTTCCCCATTTAACATGGGATCTTTCCATCATAGACATTACAAGAGTTAGTTAATATAGAATTGCTTACGTAGATAAAAGATAGTAAACCTTTATGAGATCTCCTTATGCACATGACATAAATCCAGACTGCTTTAGTAAATGAAGTTCTAGGCAGACAAAGGACTAAAACCAATTCCATACTTCTCCCTTTAACTTCTGAACTTCATTTCCCACATccttagaaaatgtgaaaaactGACACTTGACAAGGCATTTAAAGGGGAAATCAGCAGCATTTGGATCTGAAGTGTTAATCCACttaaaagttcaaaattttggataacTTCAGTAGCTCAAAATTAGGGATGGTCTGGAGCAATGTCCCCAAGTAGTTTAGAGGAAACCTACTAAACTTCATAAGCACATGCAAGTCATCCAGTACCCCCTTGCCATGTAGTAAGACCATCTAGCCTGAGAACAGTAGACAGCAAAAGTCACACTGCACCCAATTGGAAGCAAAGGAAAAACCTACCAGAAGGAGAAGTTATAGGACTAAAGCTTGATGCAGGGAGAAATTATAGAACTAAAGCTTGATGTAGAGTTTTTCTGCCCAGTATGCTAAATAATACCAACATTTTATCAATATGCCAAGTTACTGAATACAAACTTCTCAAACATGCAACAAAGAAAAGTAGATACTAAGTAACTAAAAACAccaaattcaatatcaatataTTAAGAAGATATCAAATGAAGATAGTCACGCACAGTTTGTATTGGTTCAGCAAGCACCTCCCACGTGCGGTTCAAGTCTTCACTCAAGGAAGCTTCGTTGACCTACAATAAAACAAGGCCAACCAAATTAGAAGCAACAAAAATGATGCCCAATGCACCAGTTTTTGCAAAGTtcttaatatttaaaaaaagatAAACTGCTTTGATTCTTTCatctgagaaaagaaaaaagagaaaaagaaaatatatggGAAAGAGTGCATAGTTTCCTTCTGGAATGGATTCATCAAGGGAAAAGACAAAGTGGATTTGCCACAAGGAGCTATTATTCCAGTATTGTCAGAAATGCATTTCTTGTACAAATGTGAGATGTATTAGAGGCCACCAATTGTCAGCTGAGGTAGTTGACACAAATCAACAAACAtttaataatactaataataataataagagctgcagcagcagcaacatcaacaacaacaacaataacaagaataacaataacaaaaataacaataacaatataataataacaaaaaccaCTACTTTTTAGCAGGGGTGAGTGGGAAGgaagaatgaaagaaaaatgtggAATAGACCCAGATGACACATATCCGTGGCCTATATCCGAttctcaaacaacttttgcCTACTGATAAGCCCTAGCTAAAATACTAAAGCAACCCAACATTTCTCAATAAACTATGTTCTACTATTGGCCTGTGAAAACCACCATAAAGACTGCTTTAACTGAAGACCTTAAGAATCTTACTACACTATTCCCTCTGAACTAGTAATCATGATAAACCAATTACTGAGAAAACTGGTTGAGCAACTTCACAAAGTATAAAGCTTACTAACAGCTATTCCCTCTAAACACATCCCAAGACATAATCTCTTCAACAAGTTATTCCCCCTTCATTTCCTGATCAGCAATACCACACCAATGAAGCAAGATGACCATGAGACTACTAATTCCACACAAGCATCTTTCTTATATACAATATGCAACATTCAATACCCCCTGGTACTCATATTTCTTGACCATCAACGAGATAACTATTGTCGAATACCTGAAGCTTTCCAATGCCCGTTAATGTATTCTTGTAGGCTAGAAGAGAGTGTCCTAAACCCACACCCATGTTTCTCAAAACAGTAGAATCAGTCAAGTCCCTCTGCAAATGACAAGCACAAAAATCAATAAGTAACTTTAAGCAGATAAAAGTGCAACTACAAAAAGAAAGCACAAGCCAAAGTAATTACACATGCATATCAAGCACAACCTTGGGATCTATCAAAAACAGTATCTAATCAACTTTCTTTAAATTGAGTAACAACATCCCCAGCCAGGGTAAAAACTTCTGAGTACAATGATGATATGGCTATTTACGTAGAGCTGAAGATGACACAATTGAGAAGAATAAAATATTGCACATTTACCTGCCAGCGTGAAATAGGTAACTTCATGCTTAAATGGGACAAATCTCCATTAGCCACTCCAAGATTTCCTTCgctattttcaaaatcaattggGTTAACCTTGTGAGGCATTGTAGAAGATCCAATCTCACCAGCTTTAGTTATCTGCTCAAAACCATGTATAAATACCAATCTTTCATCGAGAGACAACATGTTGGTAAACATGAAACaagtgtacatatatatacatgagaAAAGTGTTCATATAAGAACATagacaaaaattaaaacaacaaaatacaGCGCACTGACCTGCTTGAAGTAACCTAAAGAGATATATCCCCAGATGTCTCTATCAAAATCAACTAGAATGTTGTTAAACTGGATTATAGAATGAAAAAGTTTGGCCATGTAGTCATGAGGTTCAATCTGCATTGTAGAATACTCAAATCAAAACCATGAAGTATTGAATAGTGTCATTATGTCAAAGACGTAAACCATGGTACTTATTATCATGAAAATGTCATCAAACCAGAAGATCATTCATTGTGAACCAGTATTAAAACCTTCAAACGAGGCAAAACCAAGCAGATATTACTAAAAGGACACAGAATCACAATCTAGAAAGCGCCAATTGGTAATTCTAGTGGTCAAGTGGCAACTCAAAACACTGTGTGGCTTAATGTATGTCTACAATTGAATAAGCTTCTAAATCTGCCAAAACCAAGCCTTTAGGATCAAACATTACAAGCATCCCATAATAGATTTTAATAAACTAGTCAAGGACAATAAATAAGGTAtaagaaatgagaaaatttgAGGCAGAATATGATTAGTTTAGGAAAATACTTGAGGCACATAGGGATTGAAATCAATTCCAAGAGATGCCACAAATTCCTCTGCAACTTGCGGCCAGTTGATATCAGGATACGCCACAAGACGTGCATTATAGTTTCCAACAGCACCAGCAAACTTCCCaagtattttaatttttgaaatacCCTGCTTTTCTTGCCTTAACCTGAATGCAAAAATTGCCATTTCCTTTCCCAAGGTTGTAGGTGAAGCTGGCTACAAAGAAATGGCAGATATGAGCAATTCATTCAAGTTTTAGCTGTTTGAACAGTAAAGAATCAGAAACAGATCCAGCAGTAAAAGTCATAAAATATATTGGAGATTCATTGTGCCTTAAAAGGGTAGAATAATTCAGGTTGTATACCCACTCCCAACACCCCAACCCCCTCGggctcaaagaaaaaaaaaagataaaataatcAGAAAGAAAAATCGACTGTTACCTGCCCATGGGTGCGAGAAAGCATAGGAACGTGAGCATTTTCTATAGCGATGTCACTTATGGCTGAAATCACTTCATCCATAGCAGGTAATATCACCATAGAAAGAGCTTCTTTCAGCATAAGTGCATGAgcaagattgttaatgtcttcAGATGTACAGGCAAAGTGGAAAAACTCGAGCACCTAGACAAGCAACAATAAAAATACAGAACAAACGCAAAACATACAGAGATATTATTTTGGGTTCTATAATTCTTTTGAAACATCATGCAGGGGAAATCAAAAGAACTCAGAGTCCTAATGCGGCCATCACGTCATGTCCATAGAGTAGAAGCATGACATTTCCATTCAGTTAACATCAAAGTTCTAAACTGATACCTTTCCTATCTCTGGGTGTGACTGGCACCTTTGCTTCAAAAAGTATTCCACTGCCTTGACATCATGGTTAGtcactttctcaattttcttgactTCCATGGCATCATCTAAGCTAAATCCATCAATCAAGCCTTGCAGATAAGTCTCAGCATCTTTAGAGAATCTTGGAACCTCAGGAATTtcaggaatttgagaaagttttgACAACCATTTcacctacaaaaaaaaaaaaaaaaaaaagagatttctGGCTATGATTTTGTTTGAAATTCATGAAGGCAGAGGCGACAGTAaggcaaagaaagaaataaaggaCATGAAACACCCATCATCATCTGTGAGATGTTAAAGTGCTAAAGCTGCCCATCCAAATTCAAAGAATAAGCATGATCAAGTTAGCAAGAGAATTACAGTTGCAAAGTAATTTATTAGAATGGCACAGTAAACTTGGAAAGTCTGAACATAGCTCACTTCAGCATATTCACACATACTATATATGACTCAAGAGCAAGAGGTCCCCTCTAAGAGATCTCTGCTCATGAACTGAAGCATTTAACCCACAACAGAGATAAACCAACACACTTTGCCAATAGCCCTCATACAGATCTCAAGTTAGGATGGCCAGAATTTCATGTCATGCCACATTTGCACATACAGGGAGTAAAACTCCTTTGTGGATTGTTTGCCAACAATTTATGCTTTTAACACCAATTGCATGTTGGCAGCACTTTCAAGCCTCACGACATGATCAAAGCCACAAATCAATACTACTATCCAGCGCTATCTAACATCATTCTGCCAATGTCTCAGTCTCCATCAGCATACAGAGCGTAAAATGTAATATGACAAACTAATCTCTTTTTTTCCTCATTACAGTATTTCTGCTGCACGatcaataaatatttaaatttcaaaatgagattTCTAGAGAAGCTTTGGTCCTTTCCTTCCCCATAACAGCATTTTGTGGTAGGAGTCACTACTATTACTTAAAATTCCTGAAGTAAAGCTTCAGCAGGTGCAATTCAGCATGACTAACAATACAAGTATCAAATTTTAATAATTTCATTTCCTTCCAATCTTACAGAATTATCAGACAGACCAAAATAAAACTTCCAGCACAAGCccccaaaaaaatttcaaaagggaaaaatatGATTTCTGTGCTCTAAAGTTCAAAATCAAGATAACACAGAAAGTAAAGCTCCAAAAACATTAAAGTAAGTCATGTCATGTATCCGTTTGTCCACCcattttgccctttttcctcttactttatttgaagcCGGTACTGATTAGATAAGTTACTTCCAGCCAGAATCTTAACTAATCAGTTGACCAACAATTTTCATTATGCTTTGAAAACTTGTATGGTGAGATGGTTTGCAACAAGAATTATCTACAAGTCTGGGAAGCAATTTAGCAACATTACCAGTTAAGGAATTGCACTATTAGAAGCATACCTCAACTAAAACCCGAAAGCGAATTAAACCATATTCGCCCACATAAGCAGCTAGCTCCTTGACCTTTGCCCAATAACGACCATCAAGAGGACACAAAGCCGTTAAGCTTACGAGCTCCAAATCATGTGAATCATCACCAGACATCTTCCTtccctagaaaatgaaaaaaattcacaaaaacccaataaaatttcaataaCAAAGCCCCATAATAGTaacacaaaaattttttaaaaaattcaggtTCCGCCTTCCCTtgaaaaataagcaaaaataaactgtaattgcaaaaataaaaatttaaataagcATGAAATCATCAAAGTTTCGTCAAATTAGAGAAAAAAACCGTTTCTTTTTCTACAGCTTCAGTACTGCTCTCTTTTGCACTGGCTTTGCAGTAGCGGTTACTGAGAGTGTAAAACGAAGCATTTGAGAGGGGAGGAAGACGGTGATGGTAGGGAAGACGGAGGTTTAAGGTTCCATAATTGCAGATTGGATTGTAAAATGGCGCCGCCTGGCAATTGATACCAGATACCCTAAAAGTAGCCTCCAGTTCCATTGGGCTAGACTTCTTCCCTGAACTGAAATCACTGACTTCTCTCAGTTGcttatctctctctcttatcCTAATGCTTTGGGCGTTTATAATATAGAGTTGGCGGCGATTTCGCCCCAACAGAAAACCGCATTTGTCCTAATTCAGCCCTAATTCCTAATTCTTCCTTTCACACCCAGCCGACACCACCACAAGTTACACCCACTTCCCTTCCTCCTCACCCAATTTGCCTTCCTCCACTCATCAGAGACATGACAATAGCATCATCTCCTCAATACCGACGCCGGCGACTTCATCTTGCTAAGGTAGGTTTCTTTCTCTTCATttgccccattttttttttggaaaatgacACGTTTCATCTCgcatttcataaaaatatttttttgtccCGTACatttaaaatgaaacaaattggtccctcacatttaaaaattcaaacttttacATCCTAAAAATAAACTCTCAATTGTGAATCAAACTATCTAACAACCCGATTACAAATTTTAAGGGTAGAATTGATAGATCACTCACAAAAATATATTtccaacaaataaattaaagcAATTAAAAAATCTTAATTAAAACTCATTTGCTTCTTCAAATGAACGAAATAGTGCTAAAACTCTCAAGCACTAAACCCTTAGACATATTCCTCAGTTTTGTTGCACTAAGGGTGTAGTGCTTGAGAGCTATAATCCTCAGTTATGTTGCATTAAGGGTGCAGTGCTTGAGAGCTAAGGGTTTAGTGCTTGAGAGTTTTAGCACTATTTCGTTCTTTTGAAAAAGCAAATGGATTTTAATTAagattttttaattgttttaatttatttgttggaAATATGTTTTTGCGAGTGATCTATCAATTCTacccccaaaatttgtaatcgaGTTATTAGATTATTTGATTTACAATTGAGGGTTTATTTCTAGAATGTAAAAGCTTGGGTTTTTAAATGTGAAGGGCCAATTTGCTTCGttttaaatgtgagggacgaaaagaatatttttacgaaatgtgagggatgaaacaagtcattttctctttttttatttttctcttttttatttctttgttgcAAGTATAAAATGTTGGGAAAAAAGTCTCAAATGGCCCTCCAACTTTTAACCAAATAAAGTTTTAGCCCTTCAACAATTATGAGGAAACTTTTGGCCTCCAATCTATGAATAGTGTAAATTGTTGACCCTTTTGTGAATTTCAGCTGTTATGAGTAACGAAAATGAGGGCATTCTTGTCCATGTAGAAATATTAATCGAGTAAACGGCAGTAAACTCAAACTCCTGCTAAAAAATAAAACCATTTTCTCTAATGAAATCTATAAAATCAAACTTCTCATCAACTTTAACAATGCTACCCAAATGCAACAAATCCTAAAACGCCTATTTAAAggacaaaattaaaaaattaagaaattccaaagaTTCCAAATTTTTACtgcctaaaagtcactctttaACACAGATATATACAGAACttataaaaccaacaaataagttttttgaatcttacaaatgcaaataaaatcaacatatttacaagggaaaatgatcggtttcattctttacatttcacaaaaatattgttttcgtccctcacttttaaaacgaaacaatttcgttcttgacatttaaaaactgaaattcttGCATCCCTGACCcaaatttcaatctgaatcaaaccaccaATCAACCTGATTAGAAATTTTATGGGTGtaattggtagatcacttgGTTAATTCAACATGACattcatgtaaaatttaatgaacccaaaaataaataataaataattataacataaaaaagaaagattaatctttcctacattatcattgtatacactgacagttTTATATACCGCCAtatcatttcaatttaaatttaacaccaaattttatatttatgatacgCATCTAGATTCGCAAGCGGATATACTAACGGTGTATGAAAatatttacccaaaaaaaattctacTATTCCAAGACAAAGAATGGTCTTTCATgttataatttatatttttttggtttaataaatgtcatgtgaatatgatgaaattgaccgagtgatctatcaattctattttCGAAATTTATTATTGGGTTATTGaatggtttgattcagattgaaaattagCTTCAGGGATATAATaggtttaatttttaaatgtcagggacgaatttgcttcattttaaaagtgaggaacgaaaagaatatttttgcgaaATGTGAAAGATGAAACATGTCATTTTCCCTATTTACAatcattaattttttatacCATATGAAACTCTTTAGCGGTGACCCCTGGAAGGTAAAAGTAGTAAGCATTGTGGCttcaaagcaaaagaagaacaaTAGCTGATGGGTCCGATGACATCCATAGTGGGTTTCCCAAATCCAATGATTCTTTGATATTCTTTCCATTATCTTGATTGGAATCCTTCACTTTCTCAAGAAACTCATCCttcatctttttcctttcttaagAAACCCATCCTTGATAGAAGCATGATACAAAAGATGAGAAAGGAGAAAAGCAAGCATAGAGAAGAAATCATGAATTGCAAAGATCCATCGCCAACTCCTCTCTCCATTGCTGAATATTTGTCTTATTACTATCTCTCTCTCACTCAATTTCACATGGAGAAAAGTGCATATTGGAGGAGGTACATAAGGTTTGGTTTCAGATCCACTGAATTGTGTGAAAACATTAAAAAGAGAATGGGAAAAATGggatttttgggattttttcttGTGTATATTTGTGAGTTAATGTCCATTTTGGTTGAGATGTCCATTGATACTTTGGATATTCGATTAATATTCCTGAACGGACAAAAATGTCCTCATTTTAGTCACACATAAACGGCTGGAATTCACAGAAGGACCAGCAATTTACACTATTAATAGATCGGGGGCCAAAAATTTACTCCTAATTATTGAAGTGCTAAAATCTTATGTAGTTAAAAATTCGAGAGCCATTGGGACTTTTTACCCTAACATGTAATTGGCATCTGCTATGTCTCATGGGGGTAGGAGATGGGATGTCAAAGGGATGCCAAATTGATGCTTATTGAGagatttttaaaactttttgttTGCCAAAATACTTCGATCTGTGGAATGATTCCACAATAACATAGGCCTACCCTAATgttgggttaattccactttgccCCCTCAAACTAATTAATAGGatttttgcttttgttgctaatTTGAATATTATAGTGATTAATggaataaaaaagaagaagaatgaaaaTTGACGACTGAGGAAGATGATGGCAACATCGAAATTACAAGGAACATGGAGATGCAAATGGAAACGGTGATTACCTCTAACTGACTCACTAATATGGGTTTTGATTGTTAATGAGTAAATCTTTCTTACACTGAtgatgtatacactatcatcattAGATTCATTTGTGTAAAAGTTTCTTACACTGATGATGTATACACTAatagggttgggttgggtggtacggggggagggagtgtaagcaagagatctcgggttcgagtccttccgcttacaaaaaaaaaaaaagaatttcaaattcaaattttagataattgtcattcatccaacgctgatagtgtatacactatcggtgtaggaaagattaatccttattTAATTGTATTAAACAATTAATTTTAGAAAACAAGAGTAGAAGGGagaattcattaaatttgtGTTTTGACCCGAGGAAAGAGCTAGGGTTGCACCATGGGTTTCCAAATGAAACAAACAATGatgaatcatttttttatttgtttgttaaaTGTTTAGGGTGAAATTacggctccgtttggattagctgtttttggggtcgtttttcaaaaacagcactgtaacatttcgtttttgaaatacaagtccgtttggattagttgtttttggggttgtttttcaaaaactctatGAAAAActtactgtagatgttttttggattatttttagagatatttttaaaacatatttttgggtatttttattatttataatttttatatttttgtttttatatatatttatgcatttataatacatttataaatatacataatataaaatcataattttatataaaattttttataataaaaatcataattttatgtatttatataaaattatataaatgaattataaatgtaatatattatatataatacataatataaatatatttataaatgtataagtgcatattattgtaaatgtataaattataaatgaatattatataaatgtataaattataattttattaatatatattaatattatgtataaatgtattaatataattaatataaatgtacaaatgtattagtattatgtataaatgtaaaattaatattatgtatattaacataaatgtataaatgtattatattacatataatacataatataaatgtatatttataatatacatttatatattatgtataaatgtacatttatataaatgtataatatatattatattagatataatttatataatatataatattcatataaacatattataaatatataaaaatatttttcaaataaaataaaatatttataatatgtataaataaatatataaatatttaatattaattataaatattatattattataaatatggtgtttatataatatttcaatttgtaatatttattgtatagttcattatataaatatttatataatatataatatataattttcaatttgtataatatacaaAATATTGtatgtatataatataatatattatacataatatacattattacattattacatattatgtatattatatattatacataacattattatacattattatacacaataatgtacataataatattatacattaataatgtatatattataaaataatGTACATAGAACTATTCGAACTGAAGTAAAGAggtgtaattttttattttttttcattgtcTTAAGATTTTAAGATGTATTAGATATTTATTCAATTTAGTTTATTAGTTTGGATGGATTTGGAGGTTGTTATTCTTCATTTGAAGTTATTGGTTGGATTGTATGTGTTTGAGTTTTCAAAGTTGGTTTTACTTTGTGGGTATGACATGTAGGAAATgtgtagaaaaaagaaaaatactaaaGTGCTTGTACTTTCTGATATTCAaagttatatatatttatgatatCATGATGATGTCATTCGAATTTTAAACTAGTCCAACCTCAATCGAATCCATTTTCAAAACATAGAATAAAATGCCCATCTAATAACTTTGGGGGAATAAGTGTAACTGAGAATGAAATTAAACTTTTCAAAACATAGAATAAAGTACCCATCTAATaactatagggttcatttgattcatAGGATGACATAAGATTAGATTAATCATCTCATATCATGTCATATTTGGTCACATTTTACATAAGTGATGATGCATCCCAATTAATCGAATTAATCTCCTATTCATGGAATAAAATCATCCCATAGGGAGGTGGTATCAATCAATTCCATGATGACTAAGAGATAGGATGATGAAATTGCAAACTAATTTATTCTTACAAATAATATAAATGCATACTCTCATAATTATATAACATTACCCTCACAATAATATAACACAAATGGACTAATTTGCCCCTATTAATTGAtttaaattttttgactaatttgcccaTAATGCTGACATAACAATATTTGGGCGAATTTGCCCTTGCGAATGGTACAAATGCTTACGGAATATTATATAAAcgttgtgaggactcgtaattttcttaatttctaagttttaatttcttttaattacacgtttttccaccttttctttattcgaaaaattgtgcaaataaattttatgagtaaatatagtttttaaataatttttctagtatcggttattttttgagaaattaagagcgtatatcggatgtgggacccgctagtgcgaaaagttcggaaaaattcggtcaactaggttaagttttggatactggaattaattgaccggatgttaagagataattagagattgctatttggattggtgtgagagggaacaaagagatagagatgcattaaagggtgacaagtgtcaccataggattTATTCTtaagtaagaccactattcacctttttctatttgatcaaataaatcacaaaaattaccaaaaatccTCTTCATTCTTAGCTATTGTggccagctctctctctctctctctaagcaaaagaaagaaaactctccaagttttgctccaatctaccaaatcaatcattgaatcttgtttttgctccatagaaacacttaagggagtgtttGTGAGGAGTttagtggagttatttggaaagctaagaggattAGTTGCTCCCTCCCTTGTGTTGCTAAGGCAAGTTGAAAaagacccctctcctccctctaatgatgtttaatccatgattagtggtagtataagatgcaattttatggtttatatcttgatttttggttgaattggtgaaattttgtaattattggggatttttctattttcatatggatatgattatgtgattatgtatgatgattggaaatggtatttaaggaagctagaaggtggaaaacgtggttaattgcaagcaatttctgttttagaaagaaaattggaaagtacGGTTTCTTTGAATTACATTCTTCCtagttttgtagctcatagttagagactgaattggccttgggttaaaacataaaagttgtagggaatgatattttagaggagcctacaaaatttcaggtcaatcggagtagcgtagcttaagaaaagatggaattacccttgctgccctggttttacccgaatttgggaattgcttctgtgatgggttattttggttgggaatgctttggaattggttgttgaggtcttctgatgtattgtagccctgtttcttagcttttggatggctttggaattactggatttggacttagataggctgacttatgatgtttgaaccagaatgcgctctgtgaatctgttttttcggttctggtgtagtatcttgcatttttgaccgggttacactcaaaactgggctgagtgaccttctgaaatattgtaaccctatctcttagcttcgaaacggtgggtcttgcaccttcatctgataatcgtagtgccattggtaccaaaaccgtaaaatgacgtcaaaaactgtttttttcgggttaacacttaactacatttccggatttttctagtttcctctaatgcttatggaactctattttggtggtatctggaattggtttatgacttgtaagcgagtcttattgtgtttatttgaatagttttagggcttgactttcgttttcggtcattttcctagctaaattttgtacttgaatgactttaaacttagtgaacggcttttggaaatgagattatttttgtatgagatattgggactgatttgaggaaataatgaagccattaatggctgaaaaataggtaaacacaagggacttgctgtcgaaattttacttgaaggctagttggatttaatTGTGACTTGAGCGAAGGGTTTTAAGGTCGTTCATGTTTTTGATACCAACCGCTAGCTTTTTCTCCAATTTcattgttatttctttgcacTGGTAGCTAATGTGATCAGGCACATAACTTATAGTTAAGTCTTAGTTATGCATTTCGTATACTGGATTCGTGAaagtgggaaccataattgtttcactttggttattttagggtttcttggtgactaaagcccaa containing:
- the LOC140004243 gene encoding uncharacterized protein; its protein translation is MELEATFRVSGINCQAAPFYNPICNYGTLNLRLPYHHRLPPLSNASFYTLSNRYCKASAKESSTEAVEKETGRKMSGDDSHDLELVSLTALCPLDGRYWAKVKELAAYVGEYGLIRFRVLVEVKWLSKLSQIPEIPEVPRFSKDAETYLQGLIDGFSLDDAMEVKKIEKVTNHDVKAVEYFLKQRCQSHPEIGKVLEFFHFACTSEDINNLAHALMLKEALSMVILPAMDEVISAISDIAIENAHVPMLSRTHGQPASPTTLGKEMAIFAFRLRQEKQGISKIKILGKFAGAVGNYNARLVAYPDINWPQVAEEFVASLGIDFNPYVPQIEPHDYMAKLFHSIIQFNNILVDFDRDIWGYISLGYFKQITKAGEIGSSTMPHKVNPIDFENSEGNLGVANGDLSHLSMKLPISRWQRDLTDSTVLRNMGVGLGHSLLAYKNTLTGIGKLQVNEASLSEDLNRTWEVLAEPIQTVMRRYGVPEPYEKLKELTRGKAVTQESLREFIKNRDIPGDAMMTLLNLTPQTYVGAAAELAKNIKTAINLVNGARV